In Gammaproteobacteria bacterium, one DNA window encodes the following:
- a CDS encoding cation-transporting P-type ATPase — MSHEQDLAANPAPPWHSLSAQQVRNVLVSGDAGLSTTEAEERLARCGANRLKPPQSKSAVMRFLLQFHNMLIYILLVSSILTAFLGHWVDSGVILGVVVINAVIGFVQEGKAEKALNAIRRMLSLNAMVLRDGQRIQLAAEQLVPGDIVMLQSGDKVPADLRLLNCKNLRIEEAALTGESEAVEKSLDAVEVATAIGDRRCMAYSGTLVVYGQGSGVVVATGQQTEIGRISQMIAQVDKLASPLLRQMAVFGRWLTLVVLSLATGIFFYGWLWQDYPLNEIFLAAVSMAIAAIPEELPAIMTITLALGVQNMARRNAIVRRLPAVEALGAVTVICTDKTGTLTRNEMTAQRVMTADDRWQVSGVGYAPQGGFSRDEERIQVADHPDLQELCRAGLLCNDAILHQRGDTWEIHGDPTEAALVTMAMKATLDPGRERETLPRIDVIPFESEHRFMATLHHSPAGHSVIYVKGAPEKVLTMCNYQRSQGEDHLLQLDFWHAGIREASETGRRVLAIASRVIPDRQQTVDFSDVEMGLTLLGMVGIMDPPRDEAIAAVQQCHAAGIGVKMITGDHRITACAIGASLGIGDGRRALSGIELDNLDDAQLRQAVADVDVFARADPGHKLRLVTALQASGEIVAMTGDGVNDAPALKRADIGVAMGQKGTEVAKEAAEMVLMDDNFASIAHAVEEGRTVYDNIRKTMVYVLPTNGGEAGLLILAIMLGMALPITPLQILWINMVTTVTLAISLSFERPEMSVMTRPPHDPHAPVLSGLLVWRIAFVTLLMIGGSFTLYFWELAQGSSVEFGRTVVVNVLVLCEIAYLFNCRYLIAPVCTRQGLLGNRYVLLAAGLLLLLQLLLTYWPAMQELFGTTALDAAAWGHIVAVSLLLFLLIEFEKYLLRCRGVENL; from the coding sequence ATGTCGCATGAGCAAGATTTAGCAGCTAACCCGGCACCGCCATGGCATAGCTTGTCCGCGCAGCAGGTGAGAAATGTGTTGGTTAGCGGAGATGCCGGATTATCCACCACTGAGGCGGAGGAGCGTCTGGCACGCTGCGGCGCAAATCGCTTAAAACCACCGCAATCGAAGAGTGCCGTGATGCGGTTTTTATTGCAATTTCATAATATGCTGATTTATATCCTGCTGGTTTCGTCCATACTGACAGCATTTCTTGGACATTGGGTCGATAGTGGCGTGATACTGGGCGTGGTGGTGATCAACGCCGTCATCGGTTTCGTGCAAGAGGGCAAGGCGGAAAAAGCGCTCAACGCGATCCGCCGCATGCTATCGCTCAACGCAATGGTGTTGCGCGATGGGCAGCGCATACAACTTGCCGCGGAGCAATTGGTGCCGGGCGATATCGTTATGCTGCAATCCGGCGACAAAGTGCCTGCCGATTTGCGCTTACTCAACTGCAAGAACTTGCGTATCGAGGAAGCGGCATTGACCGGAGAATCGGAAGCCGTTGAAAAATCCCTTGATGCGGTTGAGGTCGCGACGGCCATCGGCGACCGGCGTTGCATGGCTTATTCCGGCACGCTGGTGGTGTATGGCCAAGGCTCGGGCGTGGTGGTCGCCACCGGTCAGCAGACCGAGATTGGCCGCATCAGTCAGATGATCGCGCAAGTCGACAAATTGGCTTCGCCGTTGCTGCGGCAAATGGCGGTTTTTGGCCGCTGGCTGACGCTGGTGGTGTTATCGCTGGCAACCGGTATTTTTTTCTATGGCTGGTTGTGGCAAGACTATCCGCTCAACGAAATTTTCCTGGCCGCGGTCAGTATGGCGATTGCGGCCATACCGGAAGAATTACCCGCCATCATGACGATCACATTGGCGCTGGGGGTGCAGAATATGGCGCGGCGCAATGCCATTGTGCGCAGACTTCCGGCGGTGGAAGCCCTAGGCGCCGTGACGGTCATTTGCACCGACAAAACCGGAACGCTGACACGCAACGAAATGACCGCGCAGCGCGTAATGACCGCGGACGATCGATGGCAGGTGAGTGGTGTGGGATACGCGCCGCAAGGCGGTTTCAGCCGGGATGAGGAGCGTATCCAGGTTGCCGATCACCCCGATTTGCAGGAACTTTGCCGGGCCGGATTGCTGTGCAATGATGCCATATTGCATCAGCGCGGCGATACCTGGGAAATTCACGGCGATCCTACCGAAGCCGCGCTGGTTACAATGGCTATGAAGGCGACGCTCGATCCCGGCCGGGAGCGTGAAACGCTGCCGCGCATAGACGTCATTCCCTTCGAATCGGAACATCGCTTTATGGCAACACTGCATCACAGTCCGGCCGGGCATAGCGTCATTTATGTCAAAGGTGCGCCGGAGAAGGTCCTGACGATGTGCAATTATCAGCGCAGCCAAGGTGAAGATCACTTGCTTCAGCTTGATTTCTGGCATGCCGGAATACGCGAAGCGAGTGAAACCGGGCGGCGCGTGCTGGCGATTGCCAGCCGGGTGATACCGGACCGGCAGCAGACAGTGGATTTTTCCGATGTGGAAATGGGCTTAACCTTGCTTGGCATGGTGGGCATTATGGATCCGCCGCGCGACGAAGCCATTGCCGCTGTCCAGCAATGTCATGCCGCGGGCATTGGCGTCAAAATGATTACCGGCGATCATCGCATCACTGCCTGCGCAATCGGCGCAAGTCTCGGTATCGGCGATGGGCGGCGTGCGCTGTCAGGAATCGAACTGGATAATTTGGATGATGCACAACTGCGGCAGGCGGTTGCGGATGTCGATGTTTTCGCCCGAGCTGATCCAGGGCATAAGTTGCGTCTGGTAACCGCGCTGCAAGCAAGTGGTGAAATTGTCGCCATGACCGGTGATGGTGTGAATGACGCGCCGGCGTTAAAGCGTGCCGATATCGGCGTGGCGATGGGACAGAAAGGTACCGAGGTGGCCAAGGAAGCGGCTGAGATGGTATTGATGGACGACAACTTTGCGTCGATTGCGCACGCCGTGGAAGAGGGCCGTACGGTTTACGATAATATCCGCAAAACAATGGTGTATGTGCTGCCGACCAACGGCGGCGAGGCCGGTTTGCTGATTCTGGCGATCATGCTGGGAATGGCGCTGCCGATCACGCCGTTGCAAATTTTATGGATCAATATGGTGACGACGGTGACATTGGCGATTTCGCTGTCGTTTGAGCGCCCTGAAATGAGCGTGATGACGCGCCCGCCGCACGATCCGCATGCGCCGGTATTGTCAGGCTTGCTGGTGTGGCGTATCGCGTTTGTCACGCTGCTCATGATCGGCGGCAGTTTTACTTTGTATTTCTGGGAATTGGCGCAAGGATCGAGTGTTGAATTTGGCCGTACCGTGGTCGTGAATGTGTTGGTGCTATGTGAAATCGCTTATTTATTCAATTGCCGCTATCTAATTGCACCCGTGTGTACACGCCAGGGTTTGCTGGGGAATCGCTATGTGTTGCTGGCAGCCGGTTTGCTGCTGCTGCTGCAGTTACTGTTGACGTATTGGCCTGCCATGCAGGAGCTGTTTGGCACCACGGCACTGGATGCCGCAGCGTGGGGACATATTGTTGCTGTCAGCTTGCTGCTGTTTCTGTTGATCGAGTTCGAGAAATACTTGCTGCGCTGCAGGGGGGTGGAGAATTTATGA
- a CDS encoding glycerol-3-phosphate dehydrogenase/oxidase: MKRDFAALQHQPFDLLVCGGGIYGAWTAYDAALRGLSVAIVEQNDWADATSSASSKLIHGGLRYLETYDFKLVGKSLKERTLLLHNAPHRVWPLRFGVPVYAQQRLNRLQLKLGLTLYDFLAHAPEPGMQHRYFNAEQFTAHFPVLAEASLKGGFTYADAQTDDARLVLELIAGAQQAGAHCVNYCKLEQLLETGGKASGAIVRDQLTQSELEIHAKQIVFTTGQWLAEEPPSRDWCRLAKGVHLLMPAVLNDEALLLTAQSDGRVFFMIPWYGLTLLGTTDTDFTGDVDTVRADDSDIDYLLAAANGYLKTPWTKADIIGRFAGVRVFKQSSKTTASGSPSAVSRDWELKTAANGAHYAIGGKITSSRQDAACIVDAVCAQLDVSQPCATEHNRFPWAPQEAFPAWFAAMLNRAGQLSIDIDSAKWLIRRHGTQVDGIFRIIEADRSLAQRIVPALPFIAADLLHCATNEMVVHLDDLLRRRLPLLILTRLTQEQLQRIALQVAAALQWDDRGVLDEMERCAPWIMH, from the coding sequence ATGAAACGGGATTTCGCGGCGTTACAACATCAACCCTTCGATCTTTTGGTATGCGGCGGCGGCATCTACGGCGCCTGGACCGCGTATGACGCCGCGCTGCGCGGTCTGAGCGTCGCCATTGTCGAACAAAACGACTGGGCCGACGCTACTTCATCCGCGTCCAGCAAACTGATTCACGGCGGGCTGCGCTATCTGGAAACGTACGATTTCAAACTGGTCGGCAAATCACTGAAAGAACGCACCCTGCTGCTGCATAACGCGCCGCACCGTGTCTGGCCGCTGCGGTTTGGCGTGCCGGTGTATGCGCAGCAGCGCCTCAACCGTCTGCAACTGAAACTGGGATTGACACTGTACGATTTTCTGGCGCACGCCCCGGAACCCGGCATGCAGCATCGCTATTTCAATGCGGAACAATTCACCGCGCATTTCCCGGTACTCGCCGAAGCATCCTTGAAAGGCGGCTTCACCTACGCCGATGCGCAAACCGACGATGCGCGCCTGGTGCTTGAACTTATCGCCGGTGCGCAGCAAGCCGGAGCGCACTGCGTCAATTACTGCAAGCTGGAGCAGCTATTGGAAACCGGCGGTAAAGCGAGCGGTGCAATCGTGCGCGATCAATTGACGCAAAGCGAACTGGAAATCCACGCCAAGCAGATCGTTTTCACCACCGGCCAGTGGCTGGCAGAAGAACCACCCAGCCGCGACTGGTGCCGTCTGGCCAAAGGCGTTCATCTGCTGATGCCCGCCGTGCTCAATGATGAAGCCTTGCTGCTGACCGCGCAATCGGACGGCCGGGTGTTTTTCATGATCCCCTGGTATGGCTTGACGCTGCTCGGCACCACCGATACCGATTTCACGGGTGATGTTGACACGGTTCGCGCCGATGACAGCGATATCGATTATCTGCTGGCCGCTGCCAACGGTTATCTAAAAACGCCGTGGACCAAAGCCGATATCATCGGCCGTTTTGCCGGTGTACGGGTTTTTAAACAATCATCAAAAACAACCGCTTCCGGTTCACCTTCCGCCGTCAGCCGCGATTGGGAATTGAAAACCGCCGCCAACGGCGCGCACTACGCCATCGGTGGAAAAATCACCTCATCGCGCCAGGATGCCGCCTGCATCGTCGACGCGGTATGCGCTCAGTTAGATGTTTCGCAGCCTTGCGCCACTGAACACAACCGTTTCCCGTGGGCGCCGCAAGAAGCGTTTCCGGCATGGTTTGCAGCGATGCTAAACCGCGCGGGACAACTGAGCATTGATATTGACAGTGCAAAATGGCTGATCCGCCGCCACGGCACGCAAGTGGATGGAATTTTCCGCATCATCGAAGCTGACCGCAGTTTGGCGCAGCGCATCGTTCCAGCACTGCCTTTTATAGCCGCTGATCTGTTGCACTGCGCAACGAACGAAATGGTCGTTCATCTTGACGATCTCTTACGCCGCCGCCTGCCGTTGCTGATTCTCACGCGCTTGACGCAGGAACAGTTACAGCGGATCGCTTTGCAAGTTGCCGCCGCATTGCAGTGGGATGATAGGGGCGTGTTGGATGAAATGGAGCGTTGCGCACCATGGATCATGCACTGA
- a CDS encoding sulfite exporter TauE/SafE family protein yields MEALLISILLGAIIGVILALTGAGGTIIAVPLLVTGLNLAIAEAAPIALFAVCLSSGFAALVAHRRKQVRYRAAGFIALTGILTAPAGIWLAQHLPNAPLTVLFALILLSVAAGMLRQNMHKENAATVCTDGQSDSAATPCQLGYDQGRLIWNWRCARALAWAGIVTGFLSGLLGVGGGFVVVPALKKATNLPIQSILATSLAVITLISAVSVVSAALLGGMNWAIALPFAAGALAGALAGRLLAHYLAGPKLQQGFAVVSMGVSIWMIVRLFWVA; encoded by the coding sequence GTGGAAGCTTTGCTGATCAGCATTTTACTGGGTGCGATTATCGGCGTTATTTTGGCATTGACCGGTGCCGGTGGAACGATTATCGCAGTGCCTTTGCTAGTGACTGGATTAAATCTGGCCATTGCCGAAGCCGCTCCCATCGCATTATTCGCAGTTTGTTTATCGTCGGGGTTCGCCGCGTTGGTTGCGCATAGGCGCAAGCAAGTGCGTTACCGGGCAGCCGGATTCATTGCGCTTACCGGCATTCTGACCGCGCCTGCCGGTATCTGGCTGGCGCAACATTTGCCCAATGCACCGTTGACGGTATTATTCGCCTTGATTTTGCTCTCTGTGGCAGCCGGCATGCTGCGGCAGAATATGCATAAAGAGAACGCCGCGACGGTTTGCACCGACGGGCAATCCGATTCCGCTGCAACTCCTTGTCAGCTGGGCTATGACCAAGGCCGCTTGATATGGAACTGGCGGTGTGCCCGGGCACTGGCATGGGCGGGAATTGTAACCGGGTTTTTGTCGGGACTGCTGGGAGTCGGTGGCGGTTTTGTTGTCGTGCCGGCTTTAAAAAAGGCAACCAACTTGCCCATACAATCGATTCTGGCGACATCATTGGCAGTGATCACGCTTATATCCGCTGTGAGTGTGGTTTCGGCCGCTCTGCTGGGCGGCATGAATTGGGCGATTGCGCTGCCTTTTGCCGCCGGTGCGCTAGCAGGTGCTCTGGCCGGGCGTCTGCTCGCCCATTATCTTGCCGGACCGAAACTACAGCAAGGATTTGCTGTAGTTTCTATGGGTGTATCCATATGGATGATTGTCAGATTATTCTGGGTGGCTTGA
- a CDS encoding glycosyltransferase: MHLSIVIPAFNEELLILDCLNSIQESVSANRKPGFTHEIIVVNNNSTDKTAQLALQAGAKVVFEPVNQIGRARNTGAAAATGDWLLFVDADSLLNPGMVADILQMIESGKYVGCGSVMHMPDLPWWGNAAMQLWTLFSVTFRWASGALVVCRSDAFRDVGGFNQEMFAADEIDLSELLKKWGRKRDLKFTILTRHPLVTSPRKVKLYTGWEIAGQFFSVMFSPRKTLLDKKKLPIWYDGRR, from the coding sequence ATGCATCTTTCGATCGTCATCCCCGCTTTTAACGAAGAACTGTTGATCCTGGATTGTCTGAATTCCATCCAAGAATCGGTCAGCGCCAACCGGAAACCCGGTTTTACCCATGAAATCATTGTCGTGAATAACAATTCCACCGACAAAACCGCGCAATTGGCCCTACAAGCCGGAGCAAAAGTCGTATTCGAGCCGGTCAACCAGATCGGCCGTGCGCGCAATACCGGTGCGGCAGCCGCCACTGGCGACTGGCTGCTGTTCGTCGATGCCGACAGCTTGTTGAATCCCGGCATGGTCGCCGACATTCTGCAAATGATTGAATCGGGTAAATATGTCGGTTGCGGCAGTGTCATGCATATGCCCGATCTGCCGTGGTGGGGGAACGCTGCCATGCAGCTTTGGACGCTGTTTTCCGTCACATTCCGCTGGGCATCCGGCGCATTGGTGGTATGCCGCAGCGACGCGTTTCGCGATGTCGGCGGATTTAACCAGGAAATGTTCGCCGCCGACGAAATCGACTTGAGCGAACTGCTGAAAAAATGGGGACGCAAACGCGATTTGAAGTTCACCATCCTAACCCGTCATCCGCTGGTCACGTCACCACGAAAAGTCAAACTCTACACCGGCTGGGAAATCGCCGGACAATTCTTCAGCGTCATGTTCAGTCCGCGCAAGACACTGCTGGATAAGAAAAAACTGCCGATTTGGTACGATGGACGGCGATAA
- a CDS encoding protogloblin ApPgb codes for MATNIPGYTYGTAAVAKSPVSMDDFAKLKQASLFGDDDVRYLKMSHDVLKDQVEQILDVWYGFVGSTPFLLHYFTNAADGQPNMDYLGGVRKRFGQWILDTANAEYNQDWLNYQHEIGLRHHTTKKNTTDNVKCVPIIHVHYIFALLIPITTTLRPFLEKGGHSRDDVDRMQDAWRKSVLMQVILWSQPYIKQGEF; via the coding sequence ATGGCAACCAATATACCCGGCTATACCTACGGTACCGCTGCCGTTGCGAAATCTCCCGTATCGATGGACGATTTCGCCAAACTGAAACAAGCTTCACTGTTCGGCGATGACGATGTGCGCTATTTGAAAATGTCGCACGATGTGCTGAAAGATCAAGTCGAGCAAATTCTCGACGTGTGGTACGGTTTTGTCGGTTCGACACCGTTCCTGCTGCACTACTTCACTAACGCAGCCGACGGTCAACCCAACATGGACTACCTCGGCGGCGTGCGCAAACGTTTCGGTCAATGGATTCTGGATACCGCCAACGCGGAATACAATCAGGACTGGTTGAACTATCAACACGAAATCGGTTTGCGCCACCACACCACCAAGAAAAATACCACCGACAACGTGAAATGCGTACCGATCATTCATGTGCATTACATTTTCGCTCTGCTGATTCCAATCACGACGACATTACGTCCGTTCCTGGAAAAAGGCGGCCATTCCCGTGACGACGTGGATCGCATGCAAGACGCATGGCGCAAATCCGTGCTGATGCAAGTGATTCTGTGGTCACAGCCTTACATCAAACAAGGCGAGTTCTAA
- a CDS encoding ankyrin repeat domain-containing protein, whose product MNYIKNFVNFTHAFIILPAIAAMLIVSAASAAATADDEAEFLKAAFSGQPENLKQLLDKGVNVNYQNDKGFSALIVASQYGHADNVNLLLERNADVNLKNAGGATALIIAAKNGHAAVVNALLAKGAQINVQTTDGISALMLAIQKGHEGIVDTLLEKGADIHLQTQDKLTALIIAAMDGRTGTVGKLLEKGAKIDAQAADNTTALYMAARNGHTEIVKMLLAQNAPVDLIAINDTTPLFIAAQNGHIEIVNALLEKGAKVDVQDKNSATPLTLAALIGHTDVVKALLKHGAKVDHRATNGFTPLILAAQNGHTAVIDVLLENGAKIDLQNEDGITALMWAALHDHADTVKTLLAKGANPRIKSKTEKTAAEIAKDPAIIEILQAAVK is encoded by the coding sequence CGATGATGAAGCCGAATTCCTTAAAGCGGCATTCTCCGGACAACCGGAAAACCTCAAGCAGTTGCTGGACAAGGGAGTCAACGTCAATTATCAGAATGACAAGGGATTCAGCGCGCTGATCGTCGCCTCGCAATACGGTCACGCCGATAACGTCAATTTGCTGCTGGAAAGAAATGCCGATGTCAATCTGAAAAACGCCGGTGGCGCTACCGCGCTGATCATCGCCGCCAAAAACGGCCATGCCGCTGTGGTCAACGCATTGCTGGCAAAAGGCGCGCAGATTAATGTGCAGACAACGGACGGCATCAGCGCGTTGATGCTGGCGATCCAGAAGGGACATGAAGGCATTGTCGACACGCTGCTGGAAAAAGGCGCGGACATTCATTTACAAACGCAGGACAAGCTCACTGCCCTGATCATCGCCGCGATGGACGGCAGAACCGGTACCGTCGGCAAATTGCTGGAAAAGGGCGCAAAAATCGACGCGCAAGCCGCCGACAATACCACTGCGTTGTACATGGCGGCCAGGAACGGCCATACTGAGATTGTCAAAATGCTGCTGGCACAGAATGCGCCGGTTGACTTGATCGCGATCAACGATACCACACCGCTTTTCATCGCCGCGCAAAACGGCCACATCGAAATTGTCAATGCACTGCTGGAAAAAGGCGCCAAAGTGGATGTACAAGACAAAAATAGCGCAACCCCGCTCACGCTCGCGGCGCTGATCGGTCACACCGATGTGGTCAAGGCGCTGCTCAAGCACGGCGCCAAAGTCGATCACCGCGCGACCAACGGATTCACGCCGCTGATTCTGGCAGCGCAAAACGGCCATACGGCCGTCATTGACGTATTGCTGGAAAACGGCGCAAAAATCGACCTGCAAAACGAAGATGGCATAACCGCTTTGATGTGGGCCGCATTGCACGATCATGCCGATACCGTGAAAACACTGCTGGCCAAAGGCGCCAACCCGAGAATCAAAAGCAAAACCGAGAAAACCGCGGCTGAAATAGCCAAGGATCCGGCCATCATCGAAATATTGCAAGCCGCCGTCAAATAA
- a CDS encoding protein tyrosine phosphatase family protein — MKYSIILMALTSVFFTGVAQASGRVPFGHQVVAVQNYSRATEQIAISGLISDGGVPALAATGFKTVIDLRTKNEGTTEEKALVDLAGMVYINIPTTVAGITKEQVAQFTKVIESAQPPVLIHCGSGNRASAMWASYRISKGIDPEVAIEEARKTGLRPPLEEKLREIMLN; from the coding sequence ATGAAATACTCTATCATTCTGATGGCACTGACGAGCGTATTTTTTACCGGCGTGGCGCAAGCTTCCGGGCGGGTGCCATTCGGGCATCAGGTGGTTGCGGTGCAGAATTACAGCCGCGCCACGGAACAAATCGCCATATCCGGACTGATCAGCGACGGCGGTGTACCGGCATTGGCAGCCACCGGTTTCAAAACCGTGATTGATTTACGCACCAAAAATGAAGGAACCACGGAAGAGAAGGCTTTGGTCGACTTAGCCGGTATGGTCTACATCAACATTCCAACCACTGTCGCCGGCATCACGAAAGAACAAGTCGCCCAATTCACCAAAGTGATTGAGTCGGCACAACCCCCAGTACTGATTCATTGCGGATCGGGTAACCGGGCAAGCGCCATGTGGGCCAGTTACCGCATCAGCAAAGGTATCGACCCCGAAGTCGCAATCGAAGAAGCTCGTAAAACGGGCTTGCGTCCACCGCTGGAAGAAAAATTGCGTGAAATTATGCTGAATTGA
- a CDS encoding carbohydrate kinase has protein sequence MDHALIAAIALDLGSTSIKAALMDRQGNLHDIVSRPAPAIDSHDGRYESDAMEYARIAAQVLQTCMKETAEKPPLGLCSQRSSFLIWDKASGEPVTPLISWQDNRGARCYERLHGSVESLCTLTGLRLTPYYFAPKLSVLLQENPAWREKLIQGEWLTGTLDTFLIWRWTNGKHFVTDASMAARTLLMDIHCQQWSDTLCHLFGIPQEILPNIKPSAGLNVLLENGLTLQASAGDQSAALIASLADDACEALVNLGTGGFVIRSLAADTPVSGGYLQTLVYQNENRQTRFAVEGTINSIATALAPHPVKDCAVEDLAQNDIFCLAEPSGLGAPYFRSDWGIHFSASAAELSEQQIAALLLEAIIFRVARILEDFHQHSPLSRVYLSGGLSSLPCLQQGIAQCVPLPVFHLPQKETSLQGAALLACGLKISGQRETQAIEINLANTVLVKKYQRWKIWLDALLAASNN, from the coding sequence ATGGATCATGCACTGATTGCCGCAATTGCGCTCGACTTAGGCAGCACGTCGATCAAAGCCGCGCTGATGGACCGGCAGGGAAATCTTCACGATATCGTCTCCCGGCCTGCGCCCGCAATCGACAGTCATGATGGGCGGTACGAAAGCGATGCCATGGAATACGCGCGCATCGCCGCGCAAGTTTTGCAAACTTGCATGAAAGAAACCGCCGAAAAACCGCCGCTAGGACTGTGCAGTCAGCGTTCGTCTTTTCTGATTTGGGACAAAGCCAGCGGCGAACCGGTTACGCCGTTGATTTCCTGGCAAGATAACCGCGGCGCACGCTGTTACGAACGTTTGCACGGATCAGTGGAAAGCTTGTGCACGCTGACCGGATTGCGGTTGACGCCCTATTATTTCGCCCCCAAGCTCAGCGTATTGTTGCAGGAAAATCCGGCATGGCGCGAAAAACTGATCCAAGGCGAATGGCTGACTGGCACATTGGATACTTTTCTGATCTGGCGCTGGACGAACGGCAAGCATTTCGTCACCGACGCTTCGATGGCCGCGCGCACGCTGCTGATGGATATTCACTGCCAGCAATGGTCGGACACTTTATGTCATCTGTTCGGCATCCCCCAGGAAATTTTGCCGAACATCAAACCTTCCGCCGGATTGAATGTGCTGCTGGAAAATGGTTTGACGCTGCAAGCCAGCGCCGGCGATCAATCGGCTGCGCTGATCGCCAGCTTGGCGGATGACGCTTGTGAAGCTTTGGTCAATCTCGGCACCGGCGGTTTCGTGATCCGTTCACTTGCCGCGGATACACCAGTATCCGGCGGTTACTTGCAAACTTTGGTCTATCAAAACGAAAACCGGCAAACGCGATTCGCCGTCGAAGGCACGATCAATTCCATCGCTACCGCGCTTGCACCACATCCGGTCAAGGATTGCGCTGTTGAAGATCTCGCGCAAAACGATATTTTTTGTCTGGCCGAACCCAGCGGTTTAGGCGCGCCGTATTTCCGCAGCGATTGGGGCATACACTTTTCCGCATCGGCAGCGGAGCTGAGCGAACAACAAATTGCCGCATTGCTGCTGGAAGCGATTATTTTCCGCGTGGCGCGCATCCTGGAAGATTTTCACCAGCACTCGCCGCTAAGCCGGGTTTATCTGTCGGGCGGTTTGTCGAGCCTTCCCTGCTTGCAGCAAGGCATCGCCCAATGTGTACCGTTACCGGTCTTTCACTTGCCGCAAAAGGAAACTAGCCTGCAAGGCGCAGCGCTGCTTGCTTGCGGACTCAAAATATCCGGTCAGCGGGAAACGCAAGCGATAGAAATCAACCTCGCAAATACCGTGCTCGTGAAAAAATATCAGAGGTGGAAAATCTGGCTCGATGCGTTATTGGCAGCATCAAACAATTAA
- a CDS encoding glycerophosphodiester phosphodiesterase, producing MSLHSHQSRNRPLVFAHRGANREAFENTRGAFDKALAYAIDGIETDVQLSRDEITVLWHDRFLNKIGLDGKHIDDFDYHQLKTLIHPESDSEGLMTLQDFLAAYRARCRLLIEVKNRGWEVVSRHQLKIRQTLDLIGQNPEQRIMVSSFNLASLEYAHQYQPGFPLIYNFETDQTFADAQSLFSTHAFLHGLCLPIENLDHEMVELLREQSKCVAVYTCNSEAEITKALQLGVDILISDLPQLALTLRGR from the coding sequence ATGTCACTGCATAGCCATCAGTCGCGCAACAGACCTCTGGTGTTCGCGCATCGCGGCGCAAACCGGGAAGCCTTTGAAAATACCCGTGGCGCTTTCGATAAAGCGCTGGCGTATGCCATCGACGGCATCGAAACCGACGTGCAATTGAGCCGGGATGAAATTACCGTACTTTGGCACGATCGCTTCCTGAATAAAATCGGCTTAGACGGCAAACACATCGACGATTTCGATTATCATCAGCTTAAAACATTGATCCACCCGGAATCGGACAGTGAAGGCTTGATGACGTTGCAGGATTTTCTCGCCGCTTACCGCGCCCGCTGCCGTTTGCTGATCGAAGTCAAAAATCGCGGCTGGGAAGTGGTTTCCCGTCATCAATTGAAAATCCGCCAGACGCTGGATCTGATCGGTCAGAACCCGGAGCAGCGCATCATGGTCTCGTCTTTCAATTTGGCCAGTCTCGAATACGCGCATCAATACCAGCCCGGATTCCCGCTGATCTACAATTTTGAAACCGACCAAACCTTCGCGGACGCGCAATCACTGTTCAGCACTCATGCGTTCTTGCACGGACTTTGTTTGCCGATTGAAAATTTGGATCACGAGATGGTTGAGCTGTTACGTGAACAAAGCAAGTGTGTCGCGGTTTATACCTGTAACAGCGAAGCGGAAATCACCAAAGCCTTGCAACTGGGCGTCGATATCCTCATCAGCGACTTGCCGCAACTGGCGTTGACGCTGCGCGGCCGATGA